From the genome of Pseudonocardia sp. EC080619-01:
GGTCCCGCAGGTCGTCGGACCCCATGATCCCGGCGGTGCGCAGGCCGAGCGCGACCTGCTGGGCCCCGGTCAGCGTCGAGGTCTCGACCAGGTAGTCGGGGGCGTCCTCCCCGGCCCGGACGATCGCGTCGGCCAGGACGAGGCGGCCCTCGGCGTCGGTGTTGAGGACCTCGACGGTGCGTCCGCCGTACATGGTCAGCACGTCGCCGGGCTTGTACGCGGTCGACGACGGCATGTTCTCCGCCATCGGCACCGTCGCCGTCACCGTGACCGGTAGCTCCAGCTTCGCGGCGAGCACGACCGTCGCGACGACGGCCGCGGCGCCGCCCATGTCGGAGGTCATGTCGGCCATGCCCGGGTTGGGCTTGAGCGAGATGCCGCCGGTGTCGAACGTGATGCCCTTGCCCACGAGCGCGACCCGCTTCGAGGCGCCGGCGCCGCCGTTCCAGGTGAGCCGGACCAGGCGGGGCGGGTTCGCCGACCCCTTCCCGACGCCGACGACGCCGCCGTAGCCGTTCTCCCGCAGCTGCGCGTCGTCGAGGACCTCGGTGACCAGGCCGGCCTGCTCGCCGAGCGCCACCGCGCGGGCCGCGAAGGTCTGCGGGAACAGCACGTTCGGTGCGGTGTTCACCAGGTTCCGGGTGGTGGCGACCGCCTCGGCGATCAGCGTGGCCCGGCGGACCGCGTCGGCGGTCGCGCCGGTGAACGACCAGGACGCGACCGGTGCCGACGCGGCGTCGGCCGAGGAGCGGTGGACGTCGAACCGGTAGCCGCCGAGCAGCGCCCCGACGACGGCCGCCTCGCCGTCGACGGCGGCGAGCGTGCTGACCGCGGAGGCGGTCCCGGCGAGCGTGCGGGCGGCGGCACCGGCGGCCCGGCGGACCGCCTCGGCCCGCTCCGCGCCCTCGGCGGGCCTGCCGAGGCCGACGGCGACGACGCGCGGGGCCGTCACCGCGCCGCGCGACGGCAGCGACACGACCTGCTCGACCCGGCCGGTCGCGCCGACGACCTGCAGGAGGGCGGCGAGCTCGCCGCCGAACGCGGCGTCGACCTCCTCGGCGCCGGGGGCGAGGACGGGTGCCTCGCCGGCACCGGCGCCGGCGCCGTCCGGCCCGTCCTCCCGGGTCTCGGCCGGGTACAGGCCGATCACCAGGGCGCCGGTGTCGGCGGTCGCGGGGGAGCCGGTGAGCGCGGCGGTGTCCGGGATGGTCGGGTCGGTCGGCACGGTCGGAGCTCCTCGGTCGGGGATCGGTCGGTGATCGCTGGTTGCTCGATCAGGTGGCGTCGCGGGGCCGCTGCTGCACGCACGGTGACCAGCGCACGTGTCGCGTGCGCCGGGCGGGCGGGGAGCGGCCCGGCGAGACCGGACCGAGATGCTAATGACACCCCCGCGGCGCCGCGCGGTACAGGGTCGGATGGGATGGTGAGCAACGTGCCCCGCCCCCCGTACCGGATCCCGTCGACGACCGCGGTCGTCGTCGCGCTCGCGGCGACGTTCGGGACCGGGCTCTACGCGGCACTGGCCCCCGCCGCGGCGTCGGCCGGGGCCTGGTTCCCGCTCGGTGTCGTGCTCGCCGGGCTCCTCGCCCTCGGCGTGGTCGCCTCGACGGCGCACCTCGCGACCGCCCGCCCCGCGGGGCCGGAGCTGGTCCGCGGGGACCTGCCAGGGCCCGCGCTGCGGCTCGGTGCCGTCTCGCGGCTGGTGTCGCGGACCGCTGCCGCCGCCGCTGCCGCCGGGGTGTTCGGTGCGTACGTGCTGCCGTCCCGGCCGGAGCCGGTGGCGGTGATCGCGGTGCTCGCCGTGATCGGGGTGAACGCGGCGGGTGTGCGCGTGTCCCCGGGCGCGTCCCGCGGGCTGGTCGTGGGGACGCTGCTGGTGCTGGCGCTGGTCATCGGCGTCGGGCTGCTCACGAACGCGCCGGACGGCAGCGACCCGTCGTCGGCGATGCCGGCCGCGACGGCCGGGACCGCCGTGGCGGAGGCCGACGGGACGCCGGACGACCCGGTCGTCGGGACCCTGCAGGCGGCCGTCGAACCCGGGCCGCTGGGCGTGCTGACCGCGGCCGCCTTCGTGTTCTTCGCCTTCACCGGGTTGTCCCGGGTCGCCGAGCTCGGCGGGAGCCTGCGTGACCCGATGCGGGCGATCCGCCGGGCCCCGGCGGTCGCCGTGCTCGTCACGACCACGCTGCTGCTCCTGCTGTCGGCCGCGTTGCTGCACGGCCTCGGCCCCGCACGGCTGGCGGAGTCCGCGACCCCGCTCGCCTCGCTCATGGACACCGGGGGCAGCCCCGCGCTCGGGGTCCTCGTCCGGATCGCCGCCGCCGCGGCCACCGCGGCCGCGCTGCTGGGTGCACTGTCCCGCGCCGCGTCCGGCGCGGCCCGGCTGGCGCGCGACGGCGAGCTGCCCGCCTTCCTCGGACGGGGTGGGTCCCGCGGCACGCCGTGGGTCGCCGACCTGGTCCTGGGTGGGCTGACCGTCGCCGTGACGCTGGCGTTCGGCCCGGTCGTCGCGATCGCCGTCTCGGTCGGGGCGGCGCTGGTGCACCACACGCTGCTGCACGCCGCGGTGCTGCGGCTGCCCGGGCGTCCCGGTACCGCGGCGTTCGTCGCCGGTGCCGGCGGGACGGGCTGCGTGCTGCTCGCCGCCGTGCTGCCGCCGTGGCCGCTCCTGGCGACCGCGGCGCTGCTGGTCGCGGCCTGGGGGCTGAGCACGGTCTGCTCGCGTTCCGCGGCCGCGCGGGAGCCCCGTGCGGAGAGCGGGCCGTCCGATCCCGAGGAGCGCGCGGCCTGAGGCACTAGGGTCGGTACGCGTGACCGACGATCTTCTGCCCAGCCCGCTGCACGACCGTCACGTCGCCCTCGACGCCACCCTCGGCGAGTTCGGCGGATGGTCGATGCCGATCTCCTACCCGGGTGGCACCGTCGCCGAGCACACGTCGGTGCGCGAGGCCGCGGGACTGTTCGACGTCAGCCACCTCGGCACCGTCCCGATCGCCGGGCCCGGCGCGGCCGCCCACGTGAACACCTGCCTGACCAACGACCTCGGCCGGATCGGGCCGGGACGGGCCCAGTACACCCTCGCCTGCAACGAGGCCGGCGGCGTCCTCGACGACATGATCATCTACATGGCGTCCGACGACGACCTGCTGCTCGTCCCGAACGCCGCGAACTCGACCCGGATCGTGACGATGCTCCAGGACGGCGCCCCCGCGGGCGTCACCGTCACCGACCGGCACCGCGAGCTCGCCGTGCTGGCCCTGCAGGGGCCGCGCTCGGGCGAGGCGCTGGCCGCGGCGCTCGGCGAGGCCGGCGCCGGCGTCGCCGACCTGGACTACATGGCGTTCACCGACATCGAGGGCGGCCTCGCCGGCGGCGGCGTCCGCGTCTGCCGCACCGGCTACACCGGTGAGCACGGCTACGAGGTGGTCCTCGACGCCGAGGCCGCACCCGCGATGTGGGACGCGCTGCTCGACGCCGTCCGGGCCGTCGGTGGCGGGCCGTGCGGGCTGGCCGCGCGGGACACCCTGCGCACCGAGATGGGCTACCCGCTGCACGGCCACGAGCTGTCCGAGGAGATCAGCCCGGTGCAGGCCGGGAGTGCCTGGGCGGTCGGCTGGGACAAGCCGTCGTTCTGGGGGCGCGAGGCGCTGACCGCCGAGCGGGCGGCCGGACCCGCCCGGCGCCTGCGGGCGCTGCGGGCGACCGGCCGCGGCGTCCCGCGGGCCGGTATGACCGTGCTCGACGGCGAGGGCGGCTCCCCGGTCGGCACCGTCACCTCGGGCACGTTCTCGCCGACCCTGAAGACCGGCGTCGCGCTCGCGCTGATCGCCACCGACCCGAAGGTGACGCCCGGCGACCAGCTGGTGGTCGACGTCCGCGGCCGCGTCCTGCCGGTCGAGGTCGTCAAGCCGCCGATGGTCCCGTCGCGGGTGCGGTAGCCCCCGTGAGTGGTTGCGTGGGCCAGGACCCACGCAACCACTCACGACCAGCGGTTGGGAATCCGACTGTCTGACCCCGGTCGGACGGAGCTACCGTCTCCTCCATGAGCGCGCCGCAGTTCACCGTGACCCGCAACCCCGCCCCGGCGTCCCCCCAGCGGCGCGCCGACGTACTGGCCGACCCCGGTTTCGGCCGGTACTTCACCGACCACATGGTCACCGTCCGCTGGACCGAGGGGACCGGATGGCACGACCCGAAGGTCGAGCCGTACGGGCCGCTGACCTTCGACCCGTCGTCGATGGTCCTGCACTACGGGCAGGAGATCTTCGAGGGGCTCAAGGCCTACCGGCACCCCGACGGGTCGATCGCGTCGTTCCGGCCGGAGGCCAACGCCGCGCGCTTCGCCGGTTCCGCCCGCCGGATGGCGATGGCGGAGCTTCCCGAGGACCTGTTCCTCGAGTCGCTGTCCGCGCTGCTCTCGGTCGACTCGGAGTGGGTGCCCGCCGCGGGCGGTGAGGACTCGCTGTACCTGCGCCCGTTCATGGTCGCGACCGAGGTCGGGCTCGGGGTGCGGCCGTCGGCGGAGTACCTCTACGCGGTGATCGCCTCGCCGGCCGGGCCGTACTTCGCCGGTGGCGTGAAGCCGATGGACGTGTGGCTGGAGACCGAGTACACCCGCGCCGCGCTCGGCGGCACCGGCACGGCCAAGTGCGGCGGCAACTACGCCGCCTCCCTGCTGCCGCAGGCGGTCGGCGCGAAGCACGGCTGCGCCCAGGTCGCCTACCTCGACGCCGAGGAGCGGACCTGGATCGACGAGATGGGCTCGAACAACCTGTTCTTCGTCTTCCGCGACGCCGACGGCCGGGCCGAGCTCGCCACCCCGGACCTGCGCGGATCGGTTCTGCCGGGCATCACCCGCGACTCGCTGATCGCCGTCGCGAAGGACCTGGGCATCGACGTGGTCGAGCGCCGGATCTCCGGCCAGGAGTGGCTCGGCGGCGCCGCGAACGGCGTGCTGACCGAGGTGTTCGGCTGCGGCACCGCCGCGGTGATCACACCGATCGGCACCGTGAAGCACAGTGGCGGCGAGGTGACCGTCGGCGACGGCGAGCCGGGCCCGATCACGCTGCAGCTGCGCGAGGCGCTCACCGCGATCCAGCGCGGTGCGGCGGCGGACCCGCACGGGTGGATGCGCACCCTGGTGCCGGCGCCCGCGTCGGTCTGATCACCCGCTGAGCGCGGCCGCCAGGACGACGAGCACGGCGGTGCTCCCCAGCTCCGCGGCCGCGCCCAGGACGTCACCGCTCATCCCGCCGAACCGGCGCCGGGTGTGCCGGGCCAGGCCCGCCACCCCCAGCGCCGCGAGGAGCACGGCACCGGCGGCGGCGAGGGCGGTCCCGGCGCCACCGGGCGGGACGGTCGCGAGCGCTGCCGCACCCGCGCCGGCGATGCCGGTCCACCAGAGCGGCGCCACCCAGGCCGGCTGGCTCCCGGCGACCGTCGCACCCAGCCCCCCGGGCCGGGCCGCGGGCGTCCCGCGCCGGGCGACCCAGCAGAACCCGGCCCGTCCGGTCGCGGCGGCCACCGTGCACGCGACGAGCACCGCGACCGGGGGAGCGGTGCCGAGCTGGGCCAGCGCCGCCGCGCGGCCGCCCAGCACGACCAGCAGCGTGACGACGGCGAACGGCCCCGCTCCGCCGTCCGCCATGACCCGCAACGCCCGCTCGGGCGGGCCGTAGCTGCCGAGCCCGTCGGCGGTGTCGGCGAGCCCGTCGACGTGCATCCCGCGGGTCGCGAGAGCCCCGGCACCCACCACGAGCAGCCCCGCGACCAGTGGGGACACCCCGGCCAGGATCAGGGCGAGCAGCAGCCCGCCACCGCACAGCCCGAGCCCGGCCCCGACGACCGGGGCCCACCGCAACGCCGACGCGGGCACCCCGTCGGGGAGCGCGCCGCCGGGTTCGGTGCGGACGCGGGCCGGGAGCACCGTCAGCCAGCTGACCGCCAGCGCGAGCCCGGCGAACGGGCCGGGTCGGCCCGCGCTCACCGCCCGGCGCCGGCCGTGGTCCCGCCCGGCGCCACGGTGGCCGCCGGCTCGCCCGGCACCACGGCGGTGGCCTCGGCGCTCCCGGTCTCGGCGAGCAGCCGCGCCGCGGTGACGAGCAGCGGCAGCACGGTCACCGCCGCCGTGCCGTCCTCGGTCCGCACCGCCAGGTCCAGCACGGGCGTCAGCGACAGGTGCTCCAGCACGAGGGTGCCCGCCGGGTCGGTGGACGGCTGCGCGGCGACCCACCAGTCCTTCGCGCCCGGGGCGAGCTCCTCGGCCAGCAGCGCCGCGGCACCGACGGCGACGCCGTCCAGCACCGCGGGCACCTTCCGCTCGGCGGCGCGCGCCAGGAACCCGGCGAGCACGACCAGGTCGGTCCCGCCGACGGTCCGCAGCAGCGCGAGCGGGTCGCGCACGTGCGGCCGGGCGCGGCGCAGCGCGTCCCGGATCGCGACGGCCTTCCGCATCCAGGCGCGGTCGTCGATCCCGGAGGCCCGCCCGACGACGGCGACCGGCTCGGCCCCGGTCAGCGCGGCCACGAGGGTGGCGGCCGGGGTGGTGACGCCGACGGCGAGGGTCGCCGGGACCAGCACGTCCGCACCGGCGTCGATCTCGGAGTCGGCGAGCCGCCGCCCCGTCCGCCAGGCGGCCTCGGTCTGCTCCGCGGTGAGCGCGTCCTCGCGGTCGATGCGTCCCGTCCCGCGGGTGACGACGTAGCCGGACTCGGTGCCGTCCGCGCCGGCGGCGAGGCCGACGTCGACGGTGCGGACGGCCGCGCCCGCCGCGCGTGCGGCGACGGCGACCGGCAGGCGTCCGGCCGCGGCGGCCGTCGCCCGGGTCGCCGAGACCTCCGGCGGGTAGGCGGACACGCCGAGCGCGGCGATCCCGTGGTCGGCCGCGAGGAGCACGACGCGGGCGTCGAGCGGGGGGCGCGGCGGGCACTCGGTCTGGCAGGACGCCAGCCACACGCCGAGCTCGCCGAGCCGCCCGAGGCCCCCGGTGGGGGCCGCGAGGCCCTCGACGAGCGCGACGGCCTCCCGCCGGGTCCGCAGGTCGGGGCGCCCGACGGCGGCGGGGACGATCGGCTCGTCGCCCTCGGCCGGGTCCGGAGCCGGAGTGGGCGCCGGGGTCGGAGAGGGCGCCGGGGTCGGGGCGGGTGCCCCGGAGACGGCGGCCGGTGCGGCCGATGCCGGGGCGTCGGTGGGCGGCTGCGCCGGGATCGGCCCGGTACCGGCGGACCCGGGCCCGCCGGTCCCGGGCGTACCGGGAGCGGAGGTGCCGGTTCCGGAGGTGCGGGGGTCGGAGGTGCCGGGGTCGGGCGTTCCAGGACCGGGCGTGCCGGGATCGACGGTTCCCGGGACCCCGGCCGGGGTCCCGGCGACGTCGCCGCCCGGCCCGGCGATGCCGTCGTCCGGCCCGACGATGCCGCTCGCGGCGCCGTCCTGCTCCTCCGCGGGCGCGTCGGCCCGGACCGGGACACCCATCACCGGTCGCCCCGCCCGGGACACCGGCGTCGTGGCGGCCGGAGCGACGGGGCTCGCCGGCCCGTCCGCAGCCACCGCACCCGGGGCCGGGGCCGCGGACGGGGCCGCCGGTGCGGTCGCGGGCGACGCCGGTCCCGCGGTCCCGGGGAGCCCGGACGCCGGGAGCCGCAGCGGCCGCCCGGCCACCACCAGCACCGTCTCCTCGCACACCGCCGCGAGCGTCGCGTTCAGCTCGCCCAGGCGGTCCCGGAACAGCCGCCCGGACCGGGTCTCGGGCACCACACCCAGGCCGGTCTCGGCGGACACCAGGACGAGCGGTCCCGGCGCCGCGGCGACGGCCGCCACCAGACCGTCGACGGCGTCGTCCACCTCGGGCAGCGGGCCGGTCCGCTCCCAGGCGGCGGCGTCGTCGAGGACGCCGGTCAGCCAGGTCGCGAGGTCGTCGACGAGCACCGGGCCACCGGTCGCCAGCGCGGCGGCGAGACCGGGCCCCGAGGTGATCTCCTCGGTCGTCCATTCCGGCGGCCTGCGGCCGGTGTGCGCGGCGATCCGCGCGTCCCACTCGGCGTCGCCGGGGATCCGCCGCCCGGTCGCGAGGTAGCGGACCGCCGTCCCGTCACCGAGGAGCCCCTCGGCGTACCGGGACTTGCCGGACCGGGTGCCACCGAGGACGAGTGTCGCGTTCACGCCGCTCATGGTGGCGCACGCGGTCCGGCCGGCTTCCGGAAGGTGCGCGATCATCGTCGTCGCGCCGGGACCGCCGCCGGACGGACCGCCGCTGACCTGGCCGGACGGCCCCGGCACGACGACGGCCCGGCCCCCGTGGGGGCCGGGCCGTGCGTCACGGGCGGAGCTCAGACGGTGTCGCCGCGCTTGACGCGGGGCTTGGGCACCCGCATCCGGCGTGGCTGGGTGGCGCGCGAGAAGGCGTACCAGCCGGTCGGCAGGCCCTTGATCTCCTCGTCCGGGAACTTCGCGCGGGCCTTCTTCAGGACCTGCATGCCCAGCAGCGTCCCCTCGACGATCATCACGGCCAGCATCAGGAACGTGAACAGCGTGACGTACTGCTGGATGAACGGGTTCTGGATCAGCGCCGCCACCAGGACGAGCGCCGCCAGCGGCAGGAACAGGCCGATGACGTGCGGGCGCGAGTCGACGATGTCTCGGACGTGGGCGCGCACCTTGCCGCGGTCGCGGGGGAGGAGCACGCGGTCGTCGCCGGCGTCCATCCGGCGGCGGCGCTCGAGGGACTGCGCGCGGCGCTGGTCCTTCGAGGGACGGTTGGCCTTGGCCAGCTTCGCGGCCTCCCGCTGGGTACGCGGCGGGGGCGGAGCAGGACCGCGGCGCTTGCCCTCGGCGTCACGGCGCTTCGGCGTCGCCCGGCCCTTGCCGGCGGTGGTGTGCGGGCGCGTGGTGTCCGCGCCGTCGTCCTCCGTGCCCGTCGCGTCCGTGCCCGCCGAGGAGTCGACGGCTGTCTGACCAGCCGGGTCGGAGCTCTCGGAACGGCGCAGGAACCTCACAGCTCTCACAATACGGGCCGCGGCTAGCCTCGCCCGCATGCGGATCGTGGTGGCTCCCGACTCCTTCGGCGGAACGCTCAGCGCGCGGGAGGCCGCGGACGCGATCGCTGCGGGCTGGCGGCGCGCCGCGCCCGGCGACGACGTCCGGATCGTCCCCCTCGCCGACGGGGGCACCGGGTTCGCCGAGGTGCTCCACACCGCGCTCGGCGGGACCGTGCACAGCCGCGAGGTGACGGGCCCGCTGGGTGACCCCGTCACCGGCTCGTGGCTGCAGGTCGGCGACACCGCCTACCTGGAGTGCGCGTCGGCCTGCGGGCTGCACCACGTCGCCCGCGAGGACCGGCTGCCCGGGGTGGCGCGCACCGCGACGACCTACGGCGTCGGTGAGCTGGTGGCCGACGCACGGGACGCCGGGGTGACCCGGATCGTCGTCGGGCTGGGCGGGTCGGCCACCACCGACGGCGGCGCCGGGATGCTCGCCGCGCTCGGTGCCGCCCCGGTCGACGAGGACGGCCTCCCACTGCCGCTCGGCGGGGCGGCGCTGGCCACCTGCGACCGGCTCGCGGGCGCGCCCGGGCTCGGCGGCATCGAGCTCGTCGCCGCCTCGGACGTCGACAACCCGTTGCTCGGCCCGCACGGCGCCGCCGCCGTGTTCGGCCCGCAGAAGGGCGCCGACGACGCCGCGGTCGCCGAGCTGGACGCGGCGCTCGGCGTGTTCGCCGGGGTGCTGGCGACGCTCGCGGGCCGCGACGTCCGGGACGAGGCCGCGGCCGGCGCCGCCGGTGGGCTCGGCGCCGCGCTGCTCGCGCTGGGCGCCCGGGTGGAGTCCGGGGCGGGTCTGGTCCGCGAGCTGGTCGGCCTGGACGCCGAGCTGGACGCCGCGGCCGCAACCGGCGGCCTCGCCGTCACGGGGGAGGGGAGCTTCGACTGGCAGTCGCTGCGGGGGAAGCTGATCACCGCCGTCGCCCGGGGTGCGGCCGACCGCGGGATGCCGTGCGTGGTGCTGGCCGGTCAGGTGAGCGTCGGGCGCCGCGAGGCCGGCGCCGCCGGGGTGGACTCCGCGCACGGCGTCGCCGAGGAGTTCGGGCTGGACGCGTCGATGGCCGACCCCGCCGGGACCCTCGCCGAGCTGGCCGCCCGGGTCGCCCCCCGCTGGAGCCGGTGACGCCCGCCACGCCCTCGTTCGGCGAACGGGGGATCGCCGGAACGCTGGACCCGCCCGGGACGTCGTAGTATGGACACCGGTACGAACGCCGCCTGTCCCGGGATTACGGCGGACCCGCACGTTGTTGGGAGAGCCATGACCGTCGATAACGCCACCGACACCCAGACCCACGGCGTGGAGCTGTCCGACGCCGCGGCCGTCAAGGCCCGCACCCTGCTCGAGCAGGAGGGCCGCGACGACATGCACCTGCGCATCGCGGTGCAGCCGGGTGGCTGCGCCGGTCTGCGCTACCAGCTGTTCTTCGACGACCGCTCGCTCGACGGCGACCTGTTCCGCGACTTCCACGGCCTCAAGGTCGGTGTCGACCGGATGAGCGCGCCGTACCTGCAGGGCGCGACCATCGACTTCGTCGACACCATCGAGAAGCAGGGCTTCACGATCGACAACCCGAACGCCGGGGGCTCCTGCGCCTGCGGTGACTCGTTCAACTGATCCTGGGCTGAGCCGCAGGTCAGACGCTCGGACGGGCCTCGTCCTGATCATCATGATCGGGACGGGGCCCGTTTCCGTGTCGTAGGGTGCCCGTCGTGCCTATTGCCGTGACGGGATCCATCGCTTCTGACAACCTGATGCACTTCCCCGGGAAGTTCTCCGAGCAGATCCTCGCCGAGCAGCTCGACCGGATCTCGGTCAGCTTCCTCGTCGACGACCTGACGGTCCGCCGGGGCGGGGTGGCCGGGAACATCGCGTTCGCGCTCGGTGTGCTCGGCCAGAACCCGGTGCTCATCGGGGCGGTGGGTGCCGACTTCGCCGAGTACAGGAAGGTGCTGGACGACCTGGGCGTCGACACCTCCGGCGTGCACACCCACGACGACGTGCACACCGCCCGCTTCGTCTGCACCACCGACGACGACATGCGCCAGATCGCGTCCTTCTACACCGGCGCGATGGCCAAGTCCTCCGAGATCGAGCTGGCCCCGATCGCCGAGCGCGTCGGCGGCTTCGAGCTGGTGCTCATCGGCGCCAGCGACCCGGACGCCATGGTCCGCCACACCGACGAGTGCCGCGAGAAGGGCTACCCGTTCCTCGCGGACCCGTCCCAGCAGCTGGCCCGGATGGAGGGCCCCGAGGTGAAGCGCCTGATCGAGGGCGCGAAGTTCCTCGTGACGAACGACTACGAGTACGAGCTGCTGCTCAAGAAGACCGGCTGGTCCGAGGCCGAGATCGCCTCGAAGGTCGGCACCCGGATCACCACCTTCGGCGAGAAGGGTGCGGTGATCGTCGAGTCCGACGGCACCGAGACCCGGGTCGACGTCGTCCCGCCGACCCAGCAGGTCGACCCGACCGGCGTCGGCGACGCCTGGCGCGCCGGCTTCCTCACCGCGCTGAACGGCGGCCTGTCCGTGGAGCGCTCCGCGCAGCTGGGCGCGCTCATCGCGACCTACGTGCTGGAGTCCGACGGGCCGCAGGAGTGGACCCTGGACCGCACCGCCGCCCTGGCCCGCCTGCGCGACGCCTT
Proteins encoded in this window:
- a CDS encoding branched-chain amino acid aminotransferase, which encodes MSAPQFTVTRNPAPASPQRRADVLADPGFGRYFTDHMVTVRWTEGTGWHDPKVEPYGPLTFDPSSMVLHYGQEIFEGLKAYRHPDGSIASFRPEANAARFAGSARRMAMAELPEDLFLESLSALLSVDSEWVPAAGGEDSLYLRPFMVATEVGLGVRPSAEYLYAVIASPAGPYFAGGVKPMDVWLETEYTRAALGGTGTAKCGGNYAASLLPQAVGAKHGCAQVAYLDAEERTWIDEMGSNNLFFVFRDADGRAELATPDLRGSVLPGITRDSLIAVAKDLGIDVVERRISGQEWLGGAANGVLTEVFGCGTAAVITPIGTVKHSGGEVTVGDGEPGPITLQLREALTAIQRGAAADPHGWMRTLVPAPASV
- a CDS encoding DUF3043 domain-containing protein; this translates as MRFLRRSESSDPAGQTAVDSSAGTDATGTEDDGADTTRPHTTAGKGRATPKRRDAEGKRRGPAPPPPRTQREAAKLAKANRPSKDQRRAQSLERRRRMDAGDDRVLLPRDRGKVRAHVRDIVDSRPHVIGLFLPLAALVLVAALIQNPFIQQYVTLFTFLMLAVMIVEGTLLGMQVLKKARAKFPDEEIKGLPTGWYAFSRATQPRRMRVPKPRVKRGDTV
- a CDS encoding glycerate kinase, whose protein sequence is MRIVVAPDSFGGTLSAREAADAIAAGWRRAAPGDDVRIVPLADGGTGFAEVLHTALGGTVHSREVTGPLGDPVTGSWLQVGDTAYLECASACGLHHVAREDRLPGVARTATTYGVGELVADARDAGVTRIVVGLGGSATTDGGAGMLAALGAAPVDEDGLPLPLGGAALATCDRLAGAPGLGGIELVAASDVDNPLLGPHGAAAVFGPQKGADDAAVAELDAALGVFAGVLATLAGRDVRDEAAAGAAGGLGAALLALGARVESGAGLVRELVGLDAELDAAAATGGLAVTGEGSFDWQSLRGKLITAVARGAADRGMPCVVLAGQVSVGRREAGAAGVDSAHGVAEEFGLDASMADPAGTLAELAARVAPRWSR
- a CDS encoding adenosylcobinamide-GDP ribazoletransferase, which encodes MSAGRPGPFAGLALAVSWLTVLPARVRTEPGGALPDGVPASALRWAPVVGAGLGLCGGGLLLALILAGVSPLVAGLLVVGAGALATRGMHVDGLADTADGLGSYGPPERALRVMADGGAGPFAVVTLLVVLGGRAAALAQLGTAPPVAVLVACTVAAATGRAGFCWVARRGTPAARPGGLGATVAGSQPAWVAPLWWTGIAGAGAAALATVPPGGAGTALAAAGAVLLAALGVAGLARHTRRRFGGMSGDVLGAAAELGSTAVLVVLAAALSG
- the gcvT gene encoding glycine cleavage system aminomethyltransferase GcvT produces the protein MTDDLLPSPLHDRHVALDATLGEFGGWSMPISYPGGTVAEHTSVREAAGLFDVSHLGTVPIAGPGAAAHVNTCLTNDLGRIGPGRAQYTLACNEAGGVLDDMIIYMASDDDLLLVPNAANSTRIVTMLQDGAPAGVTVTDRHRELAVLALQGPRSGEALAAALGEAGAGVADLDYMAFTDIEGGLAGGGVRVCRTGYTGEHGYEVVLDAEAAPAMWDALLDAVRAVGGGPCGLAARDTLRTEMGYPLHGHELSEEISPVQAGSAWAVGWDKPSFWGREALTAERAAGPARRLRALRATGRGVPRAGMTVLDGEGGSPVGTVTSGTFSPTLKTGVALALIATDPKVTPGDQLVVDVRGRVLPVEVVKPPMVPSRVR
- a CDS encoding leucyl aminopeptidase — encoded protein: MPTDPTIPDTAALTGSPATADTGALVIGLYPAETREDGPDGAGAGAGEAPVLAPGAEEVDAAFGGELAALLQVVGATGRVEQVVSLPSRGAVTAPRVVAVGLGRPAEGAERAEAVRRAAGAAARTLAGTASAVSTLAAVDGEAAVVGALLGGYRFDVHRSSADAASAPVASWSFTGATADAVRRATLIAEAVATTRNLVNTAPNVLFPQTFAARAVALGEQAGLVTEVLDDAQLRENGYGGVVGVGKGSANPPRLVRLTWNGGAGASKRVALVGKGITFDTGGISLKPNPGMADMTSDMGGAAAVVATVVLAAKLELPVTVTATVPMAENMPSSTAYKPGDVLTMYGGRTVEVLNTDAEGRLVLADAIVRAGEDAPDYLVETSTLTGAQQVALGLRTAGIMGSDDLRDRVTGHAVATGEDAWAMPLPEYLRSDLDSRVADIANVSGQRFAGMLLAGMFLKEFVPDGLPWAHIDIAGPSYNTGGPRGYTTKGGTGVPVRTLVAFLEDVAANG
- a CDS encoding iron-sulfur cluster assembly accessory protein, giving the protein MTVDNATDTQTHGVELSDAAAVKARTLLEQEGRDDMHLRIAVQPGGCAGLRYQLFFDDRSLDGDLFRDFHGLKVGVDRMSAPYLQGATIDFVDTIEKQGFTIDNPNAGGSCACGDSFN
- a CDS encoding amino acid permease, which gives rise to MPRPPYRIPSTTAVVVALAATFGTGLYAALAPAAASAGAWFPLGVVLAGLLALGVVASTAHLATARPAGPELVRGDLPGPALRLGAVSRLVSRTAAAAAAAGVFGAYVLPSRPEPVAVIAVLAVIGVNAAGVRVSPGASRGLVVGTLLVLALVIGVGLLTNAPDGSDPSSAMPAATAGTAVAEADGTPDDPVVGTLQAAVEPGPLGVLTAAAFVFFAFTGLSRVAELGGSLRDPMRAIRRAPAVAVLVTTTLLLLLSAALLHGLGPARLAESATPLASLMDTGGSPALGVLVRIAAAAATAAALLGALSRAASGAARLARDGELPAFLGRGGSRGTPWVADLVLGGLTVAVTLAFGPVVAIAVSVGAALVHHTLLHAAVLRLPGRPGTAAFVAGAGGTGCVLLAAVLPPWPLLATAALLVAAWGLSTVCSRSAAAREPRAESGPSDPEERAA
- a CDS encoding bifunctional adenosylcobinamide kinase/adenosylcobinamide-phosphate guanylyltransferase produces the protein MNATLVLGGTRSGKSRYAEGLLGDGTAVRYLATGRRIPGDAEWDARIAAHTGRRPPEWTTEEITSGPGLAAALATGGPVLVDDLATWLTGVLDDAAAWERTGPLPEVDDAVDGLVAAVAAAPGPLVLVSAETGLGVVPETRSGRLFRDRLGELNATLAAVCEETVLVVAGRPLRLPASGLPGTAGPASPATAPAAPSAAPAPGAVAADGPASPVAPAATTPVSRAGRPVMGVPVRADAPAEEQDGAASGIVGPDDGIAGPGGDVAGTPAGVPGTVDPGTPGPGTPDPGTSDPRTSGTGTSAPGTPGTGGPGSAGTGPIPAQPPTDAPASAAPAAVSGAPAPTPAPSPTPAPTPAPDPAEGDEPIVPAAVGRPDLRTRREAVALVEGLAAPTGGLGRLGELGVWLASCQTECPPRPPLDARVVLLAADHGIAALGVSAYPPEVSATRATAAAAGRLPVAVAARAAGAAVRTVDVGLAAGADGTESGYVVTRGTGRIDREDALTAEQTEAAWRTGRRLADSEIDAGADVLVPATLAVGVTTPAATLVAALTGAEPVAVVGRASGIDDRAWMRKAVAIRDALRRARPHVRDPLALLRTVGGTDLVVLAGFLARAAERKVPAVLDGVAVGAAALLAEELAPGAKDWWVAAQPSTDPAGTLVLEHLSLTPVLDLAVRTEDGTAAVTVLPLLVTAARLLAETGSAEATAVVPGEPAATVAPGGTTAGAGR